A region of the Aythya fuligula isolate bAytFul2 chromosome 24, bAytFul2.pri, whole genome shotgun sequence genome:
TGAAGTCCCAATGTCCAGGGCAGTCGGAGCGATGACCGCGCGGTGGGGGCGCGCTGGGGGTCTCCCCGCTCGCCCCGTGCTTGTTGCCCGTAGCTGCAGCCACTCGCCGTACCCGACCCCGGTGCTCGCATTGCTGCAGGTGGCCACAGCTGCCCcagaacaaaccaaaacacGGCGATTTCTGCGCGGTGACAGCAGCCGGGAACAgccccggccggccccgggggTCCCTCACACCACGGTGCTGATGGTGGACGACTCCTCCGAGCGCCTCTGCTTGCTGGGCAAGGACTTGAGATACTCGAGGTGCCGCCGGGCGTCCTCCTGGTTCTGCCGCACGTAGTAGACCAGGTAGGAGATCACCATGGCGAACCAGCCGAACATGGTGACCAGCATGGCGATGTCCGTGGTCTTTTTGTACATGTTGCAGAAGTCCGTGTCGGCGATCACCTGCAGGAAGGCTTTGCCCACGTGCTCCTCCTGCACGGAGGAGTCGCAGACGATGCCGCCCGAGGAGCCGGCCACCAGCTCCACCGTGCGgatcagctcctgcagccggcAGTCACACAGCCAAGGGTTGTTGGAGAGGTTGACCTTGGCCTTCAGGTTGCTGAAGGCGTCCTTGCTGACCGACACCAGCCTGTTGGAAGACAAGTCCAGGGAGTGCAGGTGGTCGCCCAGACCCCGGAAAGCCCCGCTCTCGACGCCGGCGATGGCGTTGTGGGACAggtccagctccagcagcagcggcaggTCCCGAAAGGCGTCGCGGGGCAGGAAGGGGATGCGGTTGGAGTCCAGGTAGAGCTTGTTGGTGTCGTTGGGGATGTCTTTGGGGACCTCGGTCAGCCGAGCGTTGCTGCAGCGGAAGGTCTTCAGCCCCTCCTCCTCCGAGGGGTAGCAGCCCTTGGGGAAAGCGGCGGCCGAGCGGAGGCAGGAGGCCAGGAGGAGGAcgctctgcaggagcagccacaTGGTCGTGGAGCGCAGAAGGAACGGCTCCAGCGGAGGCATGGCGCCACGCCGGCTTGCTCACGCGGCCACCGGCCCCTCGGCTCTTGCCCGCGGTGATTTGGGCTGGAATCGGTGCATCTGGGACGGAGACAGCAAGGGCACAGCATCAGGCAGAGGCACCAAGGGGCACAAGCGCTGCTGTGCCGACGGGGAGCATCGCGCCCGCCCCGGCTCACCCAGCTGTGGGACGGtgacggggacggggacagccGGCACGGCTCACTCGTCCCCCTGCCATCAGCGGCTGCGCTCGGTGTTCCAGCGCAGCAGGATTAGGCCCCGTGGGGCCGAGCGACCACACGTCTCCTGcgtgcagcagctgggctgtaaCAAACGGACACGGCGCGGGCTGAGCCAGAGGCGGGGGTGAGATCCCCGCCAAGGTCACCGGCAGTGCGATCGCTGCCTGAAGGCCAACGCATCCTGCAGAGGCGGCC
Encoded here:
- the LRRC3C gene encoding leucine-rich repeat-containing protein 3C, with product MPPLEPFLLRSTTMWLLLQSVLLLASCLRSAAAFPKGCYPSEEEGLKTFRCSNARLTEVPKDIPNDTNKLYLDSNRIPFLPRDAFRDLPLLLELDLSHNAIAGVESGAFRGLGDHLHSLDLSSNRLVSVSKDAFSNLKAKVNLSNNPWLCDCRLQELIRTVELVAGSSGGIVCDSSVQEEHVGKAFLQVIADTDFCNMYKKTTDIAMLVTMFGWFAMVISYLVYYVRQNQEDARRHLEYLKSLPSKQRRSEESSTISTVV